The nucleotide sequence CAGAATGCGCTGGAAGTCGATGGAACCCATCCCTACCTCGGCAAATTCGCGTTTTTCGGTTTTGGCCATGTCTTTCATGTGCACCAGCGGGAAGCGGCCGGGATTCTGCTTAAACAGCGCCACGGGGTCCTGCTTGGCGAAGGAGGCCCAGTACAGGTCCAGTTCCATTTTTACCAGCTTGGGATCGGTACCTTTCAGAATCATGTCGTAAGGAATCTGTCCGTCTACGGTCTGAAATTCAAAATCATGGTTGTGGTAGGCAAACTGAATCCCGGCCTTCTTGCACGTTTCGCCCGATTGGTTGAAAAGATCGACAAATTTTTTGTAGTTGTCCAGGGTACGCTCATTGGGCATGATGAAGGCACATACCATGTACTTCTGTCCGGCTTCGGCGGCATCGTCCACAATCTGGCTCCAGCCATTTTTCAATTGATCGGGCATATAGTGACCGCTGGGGGTATTCATGCCGAGACTGCTGAGGTAGGTCTTGAATTCTTTGGGCGCCATACCGAAGTATTTCCCGTCGGCATAGCCGAAAGTTTCCAGTTCGGTATAG is from Salmonirosea aquatica and encodes:
- a CDS encoding sugar phosphate isomerase/epimerase family protein; amino-acid sequence: MAFPNPISRKEFLKTGALALTLPLLSRNISFAKPPKDIGLQLYTLRALMAKEPKETLKKVADIGYTELETFGYADGKYFGMAPKEFKTYLSSLGMNTPSGHYMPDQLKNGWSQIVDDAAEAGQKYMVCAFIMPNERTLDNYKKFVDLFNQSGETCKKAGIQFAYHNHDFEFQTVDGQIPYDMILKGTDPKLVKMELDLYWASFAKQDPVALFKQNPGRFPLVHMKDMAKTEKREFAEVGMGSIDFQRILDAGKTAGLKHLFVEQDVTKQPPLEAIAISYANMKKLNV